One Rhodococcus sp. P1Y DNA window includes the following coding sequences:
- a CDS encoding DUF4262 domain-containing protein, with the protein MEGLIDRYGWALQYVNSDADTVFGASSARVDNDAVYGDLVHEDLVYEEHIIPAFCYTVGLTALGHPELILTGRSASESASVLNILARRVLLDGHSLEAGCECSAGGLGLSFVDVAEPGDWLLMAHRVYPGRDVGAVQAVWRDVEGNLPWEGPFPSTVVQPVLGPPPGWDEEFD; encoded by the coding sequence GTGGAGGGATTGATCGACCGATACGGCTGGGCCCTTCAGTACGTCAACTCCGATGCAGACACCGTGTTCGGCGCCAGCAGTGCCCGGGTGGACAACGATGCGGTGTACGGGGACTTGGTGCACGAGGACCTGGTGTACGAGGAGCACATTATTCCCGCGTTCTGCTACACCGTGGGACTCACCGCCCTTGGGCATCCTGAGCTGATCCTGACCGGGCGCTCTGCGAGCGAATCGGCATCGGTCCTGAACATCCTCGCACGCAGGGTGCTGCTCGATGGCCATTCACTCGAAGCGGGATGCGAGTGCAGCGCAGGAGGTTTGGGATTGTCGTTCGTCGACGTCGCAGAACCGGGGGACTGGCTTCTGATGGCACATCGCGTCTATCCGGGTCGGGACGTGGGAGCGGTCCAGGCTGTGTGGCGGGATGTCGAGGGCAATCTGCCGTGGGAGGGCCCGTTTCCATCGACGGTAGTGCAACCCGTTCTCGGCCCGCCGCCAGGATGGGACGAAGAATTCGACTGA
- a CDS encoding DEAD/DEAH box helicase: MTGPISSFADLGLRPVVVHALRRVGVEVPFPIQSAAIPDALSGRDILGRAPTGSGKTLAFGLPLLHRLSGRASRPGRPRGVVLVPTRELALQIAEALEEPGRACGIRVSSVVGGVPMKRQLDGIRRGVDVVVATPGRLQDLVSTTEFSLDDVEITVLDEADRMADLGFLPQVESLIDGTPADGQRMLFSATLDGDVDILVERYLDTPVLHRTDDVPVAHSPVEHYFFRVTHEDKDRVAAAISARAGSTMLFLRTKHAVDRLTEKLRADGISAAALHGDKSQAYRAHTLDAFTAGSVPVLVATDVVARGIDVDAVSLVVHVDPPVDGKDYTHRAGRTGRAGRSGTVVTLLTESQELQVAELMQQAGITAAMVDVGPTSPELVAATGARRPNGIALSAVERTTPDTRTRPSSRRSTGSTPGRTRSRRSGRR, encoded by the coding sequence ATGACGGGACCGATTTCTTCGTTTGCAGACCTGGGCCTGCGACCCGTCGTCGTGCACGCACTTCGCCGAGTGGGCGTAGAGGTGCCTTTCCCCATTCAGTCCGCAGCCATCCCCGATGCCCTGTCCGGTCGAGACATACTCGGACGAGCCCCGACCGGATCCGGTAAGACTCTTGCCTTCGGTCTTCCTTTGCTGCACCGCCTGTCCGGCCGAGCCAGCAGACCGGGTAGACCTCGCGGCGTCGTCCTCGTCCCCACTCGTGAGCTTGCTCTCCAGATCGCCGAAGCCTTGGAAGAACCGGGTCGCGCTTGCGGCATTCGCGTGTCGAGCGTGGTGGGGGGCGTGCCAATGAAGCGGCAACTCGACGGAATTCGCCGGGGAGTCGACGTCGTCGTTGCAACACCGGGTCGACTGCAAGATCTCGTCTCCACGACGGAGTTTTCGCTCGACGACGTAGAGATCACGGTGCTGGACGAGGCCGACAGAATGGCCGACCTCGGTTTTTTGCCTCAGGTCGAGTCGCTGATCGACGGGACTCCTGCCGATGGACAGCGAATGCTGTTCTCCGCCACCCTCGACGGCGACGTCGATATCTTGGTCGAGCGCTATCTCGATACGCCTGTGCTCCATCGGACCGACGATGTTCCGGTGGCACATTCGCCGGTCGAACACTATTTCTTTCGTGTCACCCACGAAGACAAGGACCGGGTAGCTGCGGCGATTTCGGCACGAGCGGGCAGCACGATGCTGTTCCTTCGTACGAAACATGCCGTCGATCGACTTACCGAGAAGCTGCGCGCCGACGGTATCTCGGCGGCAGCGTTGCACGGGGACAAAAGTCAGGCGTACCGGGCCCACACCCTGGACGCATTCACGGCCGGGTCCGTACCGGTACTCGTTGCGACCGACGTCGTTGCACGAGGAATCGACGTCGACGCAGTCAGTCTCGTCGTTCACGTCGATCCCCCGGTCGATGGCAAGGACTACACGCACCGCGCCGGGCGAACGGGACGTGCCGGCCGATCGGGAACCGTGGTCACCTTGTTGACCGAATCACAGGAGCTGCAGGTTGCGGAGCTCATGCAGCAGGCCGGGATAACAGCAGCGATGGTCGATGTGGGCCCGACGAGTCCCGAACTGGTCGCAGCTACAGGTGCCCGCAGACCCAACGGGATCGCGCTGAGCGCCGTGGAACGGACTACGCCTGACACTCGCACGAGGCCGAGCTCACGCCGTTCGACCGGGTCCACTCCTGGGCGTACGCGGTCGCGACGGTCGGGACGACGTTGA
- the gndA gene encoding NADP-dependent phosphogluconate dehydrogenase, with translation MTSAVDSSELAQIGVTGLAVMGSNIARNFARNGHTVALHNRSIAKTDALLAEHGSEGNFVRTETIEEFVAALAKPRRVLIMVKAGDPTDAVIEELASAMEEGDIIIDGGNALYTDTIRRESSLKERGLLFVGAGISGGEEGALNGPSIMPGGPVDSYKALGPLLESIAAQVDGTPCCTHIGPDGSGHFVKMVHNGIEYADMQLIGEAYNLFRDALDYTPQQVADVFTEWNNGDLESYLVEITAEVLKQVDAKTGQPLVDVIVDAAEQKGTGRWTVKAALDLGVPVTGIAEAVFARALSGSRSQRKAAVGLASGTLAAKPSDAEQFTHDISRALYASKIVAYAQGFDQIAAGSAEYDWNLHPGDLATIWRGGCIIRARFLNRIKDAYDDNAELPSLILAPYFRDAIEEAIDSWRRVVITAASLGIPVPAFASSLAYYDALRAERLPAALTQGQRDFFGAHTYERIDAEGKFHTLWSGDRSEVEA, from the coding sequence ATGACCTCAGCAGTGGACTCGTCAGAACTTGCCCAGATCGGTGTCACCGGACTTGCCGTCATGGGCTCCAACATCGCCAGGAACTTTGCGCGCAACGGACATACCGTTGCCCTGCACAACCGCAGCATCGCCAAAACCGATGCGCTCCTAGCGGAACACGGCAGCGAAGGGAACTTCGTGCGCACCGAAACCATCGAAGAGTTCGTTGCAGCTCTCGCCAAGCCGCGCCGTGTCCTGATCATGGTCAAGGCCGGCGATCCGACCGATGCCGTCATCGAAGAGCTCGCGTCTGCAATGGAAGAAGGCGACATCATCATCGATGGTGGAAACGCCCTGTACACCGACACGATTCGCCGTGAGTCCTCCCTCAAGGAACGCGGGCTGCTGTTCGTCGGTGCGGGCATTTCCGGCGGTGAGGAAGGCGCGCTGAACGGCCCGTCGATCATGCCGGGTGGGCCGGTCGATTCGTACAAGGCGCTCGGCCCGTTGCTGGAATCGATTGCCGCACAGGTGGACGGAACGCCGTGCTGCACTCATATCGGTCCCGACGGCTCGGGCCACTTCGTGAAAATGGTGCACAACGGTATCGAGTACGCCGACATGCAGCTCATCGGGGAGGCCTACAACCTGTTCCGCGACGCACTCGATTACACGCCGCAGCAGGTGGCCGACGTCTTCACCGAGTGGAACAACGGCGACCTCGAGAGCTACCTCGTCGAGATCACCGCCGAGGTGTTGAAGCAGGTGGACGCCAAGACTGGCCAGCCGCTCGTCGACGTGATCGTCGACGCCGCCGAACAGAAGGGCACAGGTCGCTGGACCGTCAAGGCTGCGCTCGATCTGGGTGTTCCCGTCACCGGAATCGCAGAGGCCGTCTTCGCTCGCGCTCTGTCCGGATCCAGGAGCCAACGCAAGGCCGCAGTAGGACTCGCATCGGGCACGCTCGCCGCAAAGCCCTCCGACGCCGAGCAGTTCACCCACGACATCTCCCGCGCACTCTATGCATCCAAGATCGTGGCCTACGCACAGGGATTCGACCAGATCGCGGCAGGCAGCGCCGAGTACGACTGGAATCTGCATCCAGGTGATCTGGCGACCATCTGGCGCGGCGGCTGCATCATCCGCGCCCGATTCCTGAACCGCATCAAAGATGCGTACGACGACAACGCCGAACTGCCAAGCCTGATTCTGGCGCCGTACTTCCGCGACGCAATCGAAGAGGCGATCGATAGCTGGCGCCGCGTCGTCATCACGGCGGCTTCCCTCGGAATCCCGGTCCCGGCCTTCGCGTCATCGCTCGCCTACTACGATGCGTTGCGTGCAGAACGACTGCCTGCCGCCCTGACTCAGGGGCAACGCGACTTCTTCGGTGCGCACACGTACGAACGCATCGATGCCGAAGGCAAGTTCCACACTCTGTGGAGTGGGGATCGCAGCGAAGTCGAGGCGTGA
- a CDS encoding DMT family transporter, producing the protein MSGSAVLPVLLALVAAMLFACASVAQQSAAASVPEGDSLVAGLLRSPRWWAGVIGDVGGYGVQVAALWVGSVLVVQPLVVSMLLFALPLSAKFSGFRMTRRIWLSAVSLALALAVFIVVGDPTEGHSNAPWSEWMIPLVIAGAVVTGCVVAGLTSKNPGHRALCLGAAGGLLFGVAVAFTKFVTDLVDKDILGALTAWQTYALVGCGVVGFYLQQRAFQAGPLSASLPAVTIGEPFGAAFLGITVLDERVRDGPVALAVIAGSVAVMIYATIALSRTQAGVTEGAAAG; encoded by the coding sequence TTGAGCGGCTCGGCCGTGTTGCCAGTGCTCCTTGCCCTGGTCGCGGCGATGTTGTTCGCCTGCGCATCCGTCGCCCAGCAGAGCGCGGCCGCGTCGGTGCCAGAAGGTGACTCGCTCGTCGCCGGACTACTGCGAAGCCCTCGATGGTGGGCCGGAGTGATCGGTGACGTCGGCGGATACGGAGTGCAGGTTGCCGCACTGTGGGTGGGCTCCGTCCTCGTCGTGCAGCCGCTCGTCGTCTCGATGTTGCTGTTCGCCCTGCCGCTGTCGGCAAAGTTCTCGGGCTTCCGAATGACACGCAGGATCTGGTTGTCGGCTGTATCCCTTGCGCTCGCGCTCGCTGTCTTCATCGTTGTCGGTGATCCCACCGAAGGCCATTCGAATGCGCCATGGTCCGAATGGATGATTCCGTTGGTCATCGCGGGGGCCGTCGTCACCGGCTGCGTCGTTGCCGGCTTGACCTCGAAGAATCCGGGACACCGAGCTCTGTGTCTCGGCGCCGCCGGCGGACTGCTGTTCGGTGTCGCCGTTGCGTTCACGAAGTTCGTCACCGATCTCGTCGACAAGGACATTCTGGGTGCACTCACTGCGTGGCAGACCTACGCATTGGTCGGGTGCGGCGTGGTGGGCTTCTATCTTCAGCAGCGCGCGTTCCAAGCGGGCCCGTTGTCGGCATCGCTTCCAGCTGTCACCATCGGCGAGCCCTTCGGAGCCGCGTTCCTCGGGATCACCGTCTTGGACGAACGCGTTCGCGACGGCCCCGTCGCGCTCGCCGTCATCGCGGGCTCGGTCGCGGTCATGATCTACGCAACGATTGCCCTGTCTCGAACACAGGCCGGCGTCACCGAGGGCGCAGCGGCCGGTTGA
- a CDS encoding GuaB1 family IMP dehydrogenase-related protein, translating to MQFLDGHRPPYDLTYDDVFFVPNRTDVTSRFDVDLSTVDGTGTTIPIVVSNMTAVSGRRMAETVARRGGITVLPQDLPIDAVSETIAFVKSRDLVADTPVVLGPDDSVSDALALVHKRAHGGVIVVKDGRPIGVVTEAACADVDRFARLQTVADTDFVTAPVNASPRSVFEMLESAHGSLAVLVNPDGTLAGVLTRTGAVRAGIYSPAIDGSGRLRVAAAVGINGDVAAKARALVETGADVLVIDTAHGHQEKMLDALSAIAALDLGVPLAAGNVVSAAGTRDLIAAGANIVKVGVGPGAMCTTRMMTGVGRPQFSAVAECSAAATELGASVWADGGVRHPRDVALALAAGAANVMIGSWFAGTYESPGDLRFDAAGHAYKESFGMASKRAVAARTATDSAFDRARKGLFEEGISSSRMRLDPDRPGVEDLIDHICAGVRSTCTYAGARTLRELHDLAVLGVQSAAGFAEGRPLPSGW from the coding sequence GTGCAGTTCCTCGACGGCCACAGGCCCCCATACGACCTCACCTACGACGACGTGTTCTTCGTTCCGAACCGGACCGACGTCACCTCCCGATTCGATGTGGATCTGTCCACGGTCGACGGCACCGGTACGACAATCCCGATCGTCGTATCGAACATGACGGCGGTGTCGGGGCGGCGTATGGCCGAAACCGTGGCCCGCAGAGGCGGTATAACCGTCCTTCCGCAGGATCTCCCTATCGACGCCGTGTCCGAGACAATCGCATTCGTCAAGAGCCGCGACCTCGTCGCGGATACACCGGTCGTTCTCGGGCCGGACGACTCGGTCTCGGACGCTCTCGCACTCGTACACAAACGGGCGCACGGCGGCGTAATCGTGGTGAAAGATGGCCGCCCGATCGGAGTCGTCACCGAAGCCGCGTGCGCAGACGTGGATCGGTTCGCGCGCTTGCAGACGGTCGCGGACACCGACTTCGTCACCGCACCGGTGAACGCATCGCCGCGGTCGGTATTCGAGATGTTGGAGTCCGCTCACGGCAGCCTTGCCGTCCTGGTGAATCCGGATGGGACGCTGGCGGGTGTACTGACCCGAACGGGAGCGGTCCGCGCCGGAATCTATTCGCCTGCGATCGACGGCTCCGGACGGCTGCGAGTCGCTGCGGCAGTCGGCATCAACGGCGACGTTGCGGCGAAGGCGAGGGCGCTCGTCGAGACGGGGGCCGACGTCTTGGTGATCGATACCGCACACGGACATCAAGAGAAGATGCTCGATGCGCTGTCGGCCATCGCCGCACTCGATCTCGGCGTTCCCCTTGCCGCAGGCAACGTCGTGTCCGCGGCTGGTACGCGCGACCTGATCGCTGCGGGCGCGAACATCGTCAAGGTCGGTGTTGGACCGGGTGCTATGTGCACGACCAGAATGATGACCGGTGTCGGTCGTCCTCAATTCTCTGCTGTGGCCGAATGTTCGGCCGCCGCAACGGAGCTGGGCGCTTCGGTGTGGGCGGACGGTGGAGTTCGTCATCCGCGAGATGTTGCGCTGGCGCTCGCTGCAGGTGCAGCCAACGTCATGATCGGATCATGGTTCGCCGGAACCTACGAGTCGCCGGGCGACCTCCGATTCGATGCTGCAGGACACGCGTACAAGGAGAGTTTCGGGATGGCGTCCAAGCGCGCAGTCGCTGCGCGTACAGCTACCGACAGCGCATTCGACCGGGCCCGAAAGGGACTCTTCGAGGAGGGTATTTCCTCTTCGCGGATGCGCCTCGACCCGGACCGACCGGGCGTCGAGGACCTCATCGACCACATCTGTGCCGGAGTTCGCAGTACCTGCACCTATGCAGGCGCCCGAACGCTCCGAGAGCTTCACGACCTCGCCGTGCTCGGAGTGCAGTCCGCCGCAGGGTTTGCCGAAGGAAGACCGCTGCCCAGCGGTTGGTGA